Proteins from one Aureimonas sp. SA4125 genomic window:
- a CDS encoding ABC transporter ATP-binding protein, which translates to MTDQLLSVRDLVIKARIYPPGEPARDITIVHGVSFDVAKGKVLGLIGESGAGKSTIGLAALGYGRGGITIAGGTVTLNGTNLVGCTAGELRQQRGAKVCYVAQSAAAAFNPAFRLGDQMIEAALKHGLMTREQARAKADHLFKILGLPDPETFGRRYPHQVSGGQLQRAMTAMALLPSPDLIVFDEPTTALDVTTQIDVLVAIKRAIEDTGTAAIYVTHDLAVVAQIADDIMVLQQGKTVEYGTTRQILEAPREEYTKKLVSIRQLGKAEATDQSDRLLSIDHVDAGYPSGLRVLHGVSMHLPKGQTLAVVGESGSGKSTLARVITGLLPAQNGRVVFKGRELPAELSKRSRDDLRKIQMIYQMADTAMNPRHTVAQIIGRPLTFYFGLRGAKKTTRINELLGQIEMDAGFADRYPAELSGGQKQRVAIARALAAEPELILCDEPTSALDPLVADGILKLLMRLQKETDVSYLFITHDIATVRAIADSVAVMHRGRLVRFGPKSEALSPPFDDYTDLLLKSVPEMRVGWLEEVRDQRRMVAAGN; encoded by the coding sequence ATGACCGACCAGCTCCTCTCCGTCCGCGACCTCGTCATCAAGGCCCGCATCTACCCGCCGGGCGAGCCGGCGCGTGACATCACCATCGTCCACGGCGTCTCCTTCGACGTCGCCAAGGGCAAGGTGCTGGGCCTCATCGGCGAGTCCGGCGCCGGCAAGTCGACCATCGGCCTCGCCGCGCTCGGCTACGGTCGCGGCGGCATCACGATCGCCGGTGGCACCGTCACGCTGAACGGCACCAACCTCGTCGGCTGCACCGCGGGCGAACTGCGCCAGCAACGCGGCGCAAAAGTCTGCTACGTCGCGCAGTCCGCGGCGGCGGCCTTCAATCCGGCCTTCCGGCTCGGCGACCAGATGATCGAGGCAGCGCTGAAGCACGGCCTGATGACGCGCGAACAGGCCCGGGCCAAGGCAGATCACCTGTTCAAGATCCTCGGTCTGCCCGATCCGGAGACCTTCGGCCGGCGCTATCCGCACCAGGTCTCCGGCGGCCAGCTGCAGCGCGCGATGACGGCGATGGCGCTCCTGCCCTCGCCCGACCTCATCGTCTTCGACGAGCCGACGACGGCGCTCGACGTGACGACGCAGATCGACGTCCTCGTCGCCATCAAGCGGGCGATCGAGGACACCGGCACGGCGGCGATCTACGTCACCCACGACCTCGCCGTCGTCGCGCAGATCGCCGACGACATCATGGTGCTGCAGCAGGGCAAGACCGTCGAATACGGCACGACGCGGCAGATCCTCGAGGCGCCGCGGGAGGAATACACCAAGAAGCTCGTCTCGATCCGCCAGCTCGGCAAGGCCGAGGCCACCGACCAGTCGGACAGGCTGCTGTCGATCGACCATGTCGATGCCGGCTACCCCTCGGGCCTGCGCGTTCTCCACGGGGTCTCGATGCATCTGCCGAAGGGCCAGACGCTGGCCGTCGTCGGTGAATCCGGCTCGGGCAAATCGACGCTGGCACGCGTCATCACCGGCCTCCTGCCGGCGCAGAACGGGCGGGTCGTCTTCAAGGGGCGGGAGCTGCCGGCCGAACTCTCCAAACGCTCGCGCGACGATCTGCGCAAGATCCAGATGATCTACCAGATGGCCGATACCGCGATGAATCCGCGCCATACGGTCGCGCAGATCATCGGTCGCCCCCTCACCTTCTATTTCGGCCTGCGCGGCGCCAAGAAGACGACGCGGATCAACGAGTTGCTCGGCCAGATCGAGATGGACGCGGGCTTTGCCGACCGCTATCCGGCCGAGCTTTCCGGCGGCCAGAAGCAGCGGGTGGCAATCGCGAGGGCGCTGGCCGCAGAGCCCGAGCTCATCCTCTGCGACGAGCCGACCTCCGCTCTCGACCCGCTCGTCGCCGACGGCATCCTGAAGCTCCTGATGCGGCTGCAGAAGGAGACCGACGTCTCCTACCTGTTCATCACCCACGACATCGCCACCGTCCGCGCCATCGCCGACAGCGTCGCCGTCATGCACCGCGGCCGCCTGGTGCGCTTCGGCCCCAAATCGGAGGCGCTCTCGCCGCCCTTCGACGACTACACCGACCTGTTGCTGAAGTCCGTGCCGGAGATGCGGGTAGGCTGGCTCGAGGAGGTGCGCGATCAGCGGCGGATGGTGGCGGCGGGGAACTAA
- a CDS encoding ABC transporter permease — MRWRTIPLSAWIGIAGIALALFCALFAPFIAPYGETEVVGDVWEPMGGAFLLGTDNLGRDLLSRLIFGAQTTILVAACATFLSFSLGILLSFTAAVLRGWTDQALSRLNDLMMAIPTLIFALVVLAVLPQKLWILILVMAVLDSTRVFRLGRAVATDIAVMDFVEAARLRGEGTGWIIFRELLPNALSPLLAEFGLRFAFAVLFLSTLSFLGLGIQPPAADWGGMVKDNKDGIIFGIGAALIPGAAIAALAVSVNLVVDWLLNRTSSLKGGRG; from the coding sequence ATGAGATGGCGCACCATCCCCCTCAGCGCCTGGATCGGCATCGCCGGCATCGCGCTCGCCCTTTTCTGCGCGCTGTTTGCGCCTTTCATCGCGCCTTACGGTGAGACCGAGGTGGTCGGCGACGTCTGGGAGCCGATGGGCGGGGCTTTCCTCCTCGGCACCGACAATCTCGGCCGGGATCTCCTCTCGCGCCTGATCTTCGGAGCACAGACGACGATCCTCGTCGCCGCCTGCGCCACCTTCCTGTCCTTCTCCCTCGGCATCCTCCTGTCCTTCACCGCCGCGGTCCTGCGCGGCTGGACCGACCAGGCCCTGTCGCGGCTGAACGATCTGATGATGGCGATCCCGACGCTGATCTTCGCGCTCGTCGTCCTTGCCGTCCTGCCGCAGAAACTGTGGATCCTGATCCTCGTGATGGCGGTGCTGGATTCGACCCGCGTCTTCCGGCTCGGCCGTGCGGTGGCGACCGACATCGCCGTCATGGACTTCGTCGAGGCGGCACGGCTGCGTGGCGAAGGGACGGGCTGGATCATTTTTCGCGAACTTTTGCCCAACGCCCTGTCGCCGCTGCTGGCCGAATTTGGCCTGCGCTTCGCTTTCGCCGTCCTCTTCCTGTCGACGCTGTCCTTCCTCGGCCTCGGCATCCAGCCGCCGGCCGCCGATTGGGGCGGCATGGTCAAGGACAACAAGGACGGCATCATCTTCGGCATCGGGGCGGCCCTGATCCCGGGCGCGGCGATCGCCGCCCTCGCCGTCTCGGTCAATCTCGTCGTCGACTGGCTGCTCAACCGTACCTCCAGCCTGAAGGGCGGCCGCGGATGA
- a CDS encoding ABC transporter permease translates to MASGLGTTEKGHPAGTLPAGDPLATAGTAGSVLVSLPPAPRSTEPGTSALRRFAGTYPLASMILQRLAISFVLLLAVSLLLFLGIQALPGDFAQTYLGQSATPQAVENIRRELGLDQPAVTRYLSWLGGALQGDFGTSWASRNSITEQLSNRLGNTLFLAAFAAVVSVPLAVGLGMLSVFYRDRLPDRVINVFSLAAISLPEFFVGYLFIFLFAINLGWVSFPSTVYAGMPFLERVEAIILPAGTLVLVVLAHMMRMTRAAILNVMASPYVETAELKGLSKMRIIAKHAGPNAIAPIINVVALNLAYLVVGVVVVEVVFVYPGIGQYMVDAVTVRDMPVVQACGLLFAAVYIVLNMIADILGIVFNPRLRHPK, encoded by the coding sequence ATGGCTTCCGGGCTCGGGACAACCGAAAAAGGCCATCCGGCCGGCACCCTGCCGGCGGGAGACCCCCTGGCGACGGCCGGTACCGCGGGCTCCGTGCTCGTCTCCCTTCCGCCGGCGCCCCGGTCGACCGAGCCCGGAACCTCGGCCCTGCGCCGGTTTGCCGGGACCTATCCGCTGGCATCGATGATCCTTCAGCGGCTCGCCATCAGCTTCGTCCTGCTTCTGGCCGTGTCGCTGCTGCTTTTCCTCGGCATCCAGGCGCTGCCGGGGGATTTTGCCCAGACCTATCTCGGCCAGTCGGCGACGCCCCAGGCCGTCGAGAACATCCGGCGCGAGCTCGGCCTCGACCAGCCCGCCGTCACCCGCTACCTCTCCTGGCTCGGCGGCGCCCTCCAGGGCGATTTCGGCACGTCCTGGGCAAGCCGCAATTCGATCACCGAGCAATTGTCGAACCGGCTCGGCAACACGCTGTTCCTTGCCGCCTTCGCCGCCGTCGTCTCGGTGCCGCTCGCGGTCGGTCTCGGCATGCTCTCCGTCTTCTACCGCGACCGGCTGCCGGACCGGGTGATCAACGTCTTCTCGCTGGCCGCGATCTCGCTGCCGGAGTTCTTCGTCGGCTACCTCTTCATCTTCCTCTTCGCGATCAATCTCGGCTGGGTCTCCTTCCCCTCGACGGTCTATGCCGGGATGCCGTTCCTCGAGCGGGTCGAAGCGATCATCCTGCCGGCCGGAACGCTCGTCCTCGTGGTTCTGGCCCACATGATGCGCATGACCCGCGCCGCGATCCTCAACGTCATGGCGAGCCCCTATGTCGAGACCGCCGAGTTGAAGGGGCTCTCGAAGATGCGGATCATCGCCAAGCATGCCGGCCCGAACGCCATCGCGCCGATCATCAACGTCGTGGCGCTGAATCTGGCCTATCTCGTCGTCGGCGTCGTCGTGGTCGAGGTGGTGTTCGTCTATCCCGGCATCGGCCAGTACATGGTCGACGCGGTGACGGTGCGCGACATGCCGGTGGTGCAGGCCTGCGGCCTCCTCTTCGCGGCGGTCTACATCGTTCTCAACATGATCGCCGACATTCTCGGCATCGTCTTCAACCCCCGCCTGCGGCATCCCAAGTGA
- a CDS encoding ABC transporter substrate-binding protein, which yields MSDYLKYLGSQVTRGGMSRRDFMGRALAAGVSLSAAGSMFATSVAAAEPVKGGHLKLGLEGGAATDVLDPAKYLSQVLFVVGRNWGDMLVESDPLTGQPVAALAESWESSPDAKIWTFKIRKGVQFHNGKEMTVDDVLQTLKRHTDEKSESGALGVMKSIGDIKVEGGDLVITLAEGNADLPLLLSDYHLIVQPNGGFDDPNAAIGTGPYKVASFEPGVRATFEKNPNDWRQDRGYVDSIEIIVINDATARVAALSSGQVHFINRVDPKTVGLLKRGPNVEILNTSGRGHYVFIMHCNTAPFDNIDLRLALKYAMDRESMVKTILGGYGKVGNDFPINETYALFPEGLEQRAYDPDKAAFHFKKSGHDGAVLLRTSDVAFPGAVDAAVLYQESAKKAGINIEVKREPGDGYWTNVWNVQPFSTSYWGGRPTQDQMYTTAYYSKADWNDTRFLRPDFDKMLLEARAELDEPKRKDMYRTMATMVRDEGGLILPMFNDFVNASTKKVKGYVHDIGNDMSNGFVGTRVWLEA from the coding sequence ATGAGCGACTATCTGAAATATCTGGGCAGCCAGGTCACCCGCGGCGGCATGAGCCGCCGTGATTTCATGGGCCGGGCGCTGGCCGCCGGCGTCAGCCTCTCTGCCGCCGGTTCGATGTTCGCCACCAGCGTCGCGGCGGCCGAACCGGTGAAGGGCGGCCACCTGAAGCTCGGTCTCGAAGGTGGTGCCGCCACGGACGTGCTCGATCCGGCCAAATATCTCTCGCAGGTGCTCTTCGTCGTCGGCCGCAACTGGGGCGACATGCTCGTCGAGAGCGACCCGCTAACCGGCCAGCCCGTCGCGGCCCTTGCCGAATCCTGGGAATCCTCGCCGGACGCGAAGATCTGGACGTTCAAGATCCGCAAGGGCGTGCAGTTCCACAACGGCAAGGAGATGACCGTCGACGACGTGCTTCAGACCCTGAAGCGCCACACCGACGAGAAGTCCGAATCCGGCGCGCTCGGCGTCATGAAGTCGATCGGCGACATCAAGGTCGAGGGCGGCGACCTCGTCATCACGCTCGCCGAAGGCAATGCCGACCTGCCGCTGCTCCTGTCCGACTACCACCTCATCGTCCAGCCGAACGGCGGCTTCGACGACCCCAATGCCGCGATCGGCACCGGCCCCTACAAGGTCGCCAGCTTCGAGCCGGGCGTGCGCGCCACCTTCGAGAAGAACCCGAACGACTGGCGCCAGGACCGCGGCTATGTCGATTCGATCGAGATCATCGTCATCAACGACGCCACCGCCCGCGTCGCCGCCCTCTCCTCGGGGCAGGTCCACTTCATCAACCGCGTCGATCCGAAGACCGTCGGCCTCCTGAAGCGCGGCCCGAACGTCGAGATCCTGAACACGTCGGGCCGCGGCCACTACGTCTTCATCATGCACTGCAACACCGCGCCCTTCGACAACATCGACCTGCGCCTGGCGCTGAAATACGCCATGGACCGGGAGTCGATGGTCAAGACCATCCTCGGCGGCTACGGCAAGGTCGGCAACGATTTCCCGATCAACGAGACCTATGCACTCTTCCCCGAAGGCCTGGAGCAGCGCGCCTACGATCCGGACAAGGCCGCCTTCCACTTCAAGAAGTCCGGCCATGACGGCGCCGTTCTCCTGCGCACCTCCGACGTCGCCTTCCCCGGCGCGGTCGATGCGGCCGTGCTCTACCAGGAAAGCGCCAAGAAGGCGGGCATCAATATCGAGGTGAAGCGCGAACCCGGCGACGGCTACTGGACGAACGTCTGGAACGTCCAGCCCTTCTCCACCTCCTATTGGGGCGGCCGGCCGACGCAGGACCAGATGTACACCACGGCCTACTATTCCAAGGCCGACTGGAACGACACGCGCTTCCTGCGTCCGGACTTCGACAAGATGCTGCTCGAAGCCCGCGCCGAGCTCGATGAGCCCAAGCGCAAGGACATGTATCGCACCATGGCGACGATGGTGCGCGACGAGGGCGGCCTGATCCTGCCGATGTTCAACGACTTCGTGAACGCCTCCACCAAGAAGGTGAAGGGCTACGTCCACGATATCGGCAACGACATGTCGAACGGCTTCGTCGGCACCCGCGTCTGGCTCGAAGCCTGA
- a CDS encoding GlxA family transcriptional regulator, with translation MHANIFAAGDDVLAIDFLVLPEFSLLSFASAVEPLRAANRVAGRTLYRWRVLSSDGAAVATSSGLRLEVDGIFDPQATGDALVVVAAFNVARHAGPNLEKALRLCARRRLPLGGIESGAFVLARAGVLAGRRATTHWEDLPSFTDRFPDILVSPSRYVVDGDRFTSGGASPTLDMMLDLIRLRQGYALALSVASIFIYERAHPAEDPQPSLSLGRLDWYEPRLAAAIRLMETHLADPLPMSSLARRLGTSRRTLEMLFLSHVGQSPQEFCRGLRLEAGRRLVLESRDNISSVSTQCGFQSASAFARAFRQRYGTSPGEARNARRRP, from the coding sequence ATGCACGCCAATATTTTCGCAGCCGGCGACGACGTTCTCGCCATCGATTTCCTGGTCCTGCCGGAGTTCTCGCTGCTCTCCTTCGCCTCGGCGGTCGAGCCCTTGCGGGCGGCCAACCGGGTCGCCGGCCGGACGCTCTATCGCTGGCGGGTTCTTTCTTCCGATGGTGCGGCCGTTGCGACGTCCAGCGGCCTGCGCCTTGAGGTCGATGGCATCTTCGATCCGCAGGCGACAGGCGATGCGCTCGTCGTCGTCGCGGCGTTCAACGTCGCCCGTCATGCGGGGCCGAACCTCGAGAAGGCATTGAGGCTCTGCGCCCGCCGCCGACTGCCGCTCGGCGGGATCGAATCCGGCGCCTTCGTTCTGGCCAGAGCCGGCGTCCTCGCCGGGCGGCGGGCGACGACGCACTGGGAGGATCTTCCCTCCTTCACCGACCGTTTTCCCGATATCCTGGTCTCGCCGAGCCGCTACGTCGTCGACGGCGACCGCTTTACCAGCGGCGGCGCCTCGCCGACGCTCGACATGATGCTCGACCTCATCCGCCTCCGGCAGGGCTACGCGCTGGCGCTGAGCGTCGCCAGCATCTTCATCTACGAGCGCGCGCATCCCGCCGAGGATCCCCAGCCCAGCCTCTCGCTCGGCCGGCTCGACTGGTACGAGCCGCGGCTTGCCGCCGCGATCCGCCTGATGGAGACCCATCTCGCCGATCCCCTGCCGATGTCGTCGCTGGCGCGGCGCCTCGGGACGAGCCGAAGGACCCTCGAAATGCTGTTTCTTTCCCATGTCGGACAGTCACCACAGGAGTTCTGCCGTGGTCTGAGGCTCGAGGCGGGGCGGCGATTGGTGCTTGAAAGTCGCGACAATATATCGTCTGTTTCGACACAGTGCGGATTTCAGTCCGCCTCGGCTTTCGCAAGAGCTTTTCGGCAACGCTATGGCACGAGCCCCGGCGAGGCACGGAACGCCCGGCGCCGGCCATAG